One Bdellovibrio sp. ArHS genomic region harbors:
- the murJ gene encoding murein biosynthesis integral membrane protein MurJ codes for MSDNASGLKEDRKKVFKRAFSMATGTLTSRILGLLRDMALGALFDRHITDAWTAAFRLPNLFRRLFGEGSLSVSFIPVFIEAQGNDSSGARSRNLINGLYTIFLIAFGVLALLGILRTEDVFRLLVSDTYAMHPEKWALTLRLGRIMFGFVFFVCLYAYFMAILNALGSFGLPAVAAALLNISMLLFTFLPPAWFPQMGDGLAWGVLVGGLLQATLLFGALRSQGYLPTFRFSFWNRDVAKVLRYMLPGLAGMGLAQFSTLVNLHFASALPEGAISYIYWADRLLELPLSLISVSLGAAVLPSLSEFAARKETARFREVSQDNFSMNLFLAWPASLGLFFLAQPIVEVLFYRGHFSMQDVVATTAVLKVYALSLLIVSCSRVLMPLYYASQNTWFPAVASVAGLVVHVLLAPSLMAGQGLQGLVVAGLLGGLLHMILLLGGLSFWKLSFDWDSLLQSIVKMTAAGVGMSVVLKIHSLVTVEMTTGPRVLALFVTILGAALIYFGIAALLGSPEFAKIRPLFRRGS; via the coding sequence GTGTCTGATAACGCAAGCGGATTAAAAGAAGATCGCAAAAAGGTCTTTAAAAGGGCCTTTTCCATGGCGACGGGGACCTTAACTAGCCGCATCTTGGGGCTTTTAAGGGACATGGCGCTAGGGGCCCTCTTTGATCGTCACATCACCGATGCGTGGACTGCCGCCTTTCGTTTACCTAATCTTTTTCGCCGCCTTTTTGGTGAAGGCTCCTTATCCGTGAGCTTTATTCCGGTTTTTATCGAGGCACAAGGGAATGACTCTTCAGGTGCTCGCTCCCGCAATCTGATCAACGGCCTTTATACCATCTTTCTGATCGCGTTTGGAGTTTTGGCGCTGTTGGGAATTCTGCGCACCGAAGATGTCTTTCGGCTTCTTGTTAGCGATACGTATGCGATGCATCCGGAAAAGTGGGCACTGACCCTGCGTTTAGGACGTATCATGTTCGGTTTCGTGTTCTTCGTCTGTCTGTACGCGTATTTCATGGCAATTCTGAATGCCCTGGGAAGTTTCGGTCTTCCTGCCGTGGCGGCGGCTCTTCTGAATATTTCAATGTTGTTATTTACTTTTTTGCCGCCCGCGTGGTTCCCACAGATGGGAGATGGTCTGGCCTGGGGAGTTCTGGTCGGAGGCCTCTTGCAAGCCACCTTGCTTTTTGGGGCTCTTCGGTCGCAAGGGTATTTGCCGACTTTTCGTTTTTCCTTTTGGAATCGGGACGTGGCAAAAGTTTTGCGCTACATGCTTCCGGGCTTGGCAGGGATGGGATTGGCGCAGTTTTCGACGCTCGTTAATTTACACTTTGCCAGTGCATTGCCTGAAGGAGCCATTTCATACATCTACTGGGCGGATCGTTTGCTAGAACTGCCCTTGTCGTTGATTTCTGTCAGTCTGGGCGCGGCAGTATTGCCTTCCTTGAGTGAGTTTGCCGCCCGTAAAGAGACGGCCCGCTTCAGGGAAGTTTCTCAGGATAATTTTTCGATGAATCTTTTCTTGGCGTGGCCCGCGTCGCTGGGATTGTTTTTTCTGGCTCAACCAATCGTTGAGGTCCTGTTCTATCGCGGTCACTTTTCCATGCAAGACGTTGTGGCGACGACCGCCGTGTTGAAGGTCTATGCCCTGAGTCTTTTAATCGTTTCATGCAGTCGCGTTCTCATGCCGCTTTATTATGCCAGCCAGAACACGTGGTTTCCGGCGGTGGCCTCGGTGGCGGGGTTGGTGGTGCATGTGCTCCTGGCGCCTTCCCTGATGGCAGGGCAGGGGCTGCAGGGATTGGTCGTGGCGGGTCTTTTAGGGGGCCTGTTGCATATGATTTTACTTTTAGGTGGGTTGTCTTTTTGGAAGCTCTCGTTTGATTGGGACTCACTTTTGCAGTCGATTGTGAAGATGACAGCGGCTGGGGTGGGGATGTCCGTGGTTTTAAAAATTCATTCACTCGTGACTGTGGAAATGACAACAGGGCCGCGAGTGCTGGCCCTGTTTGTGACGATCCTTGGTGCCGCGCTGATTTACTTTGGTATTGCGGCTCTTTTAGGAAGTCCTGAGTTTGCTAAAATCCGTCCGTTGTTCCGACGTGGTTCCTAG
- a CDS encoding PilZ domain-containing protein: MDKSFEDKGYFRRQYPRRAMKRKIGVLCDGSYFVCESGEIGEGGMSIISDYVLTEGHSLVVSFQVPAGNFVFLRAVVRSTQKKQGDEKVTHGLSFNEIEFSIKRQIRSFVSARTDFAPGTTSTF; encoded by the coding sequence ATGGATAAGTCATTTGAAGATAAAGGTTATTTCCGCCGTCAGTATCCGCGACGGGCCATGAAGCGCAAAATTGGTGTGCTTTGTGATGGATCCTATTTCGTCTGTGAATCTGGCGAGATCGGTGAGGGTGGGATGTCTATTATCTCTGATTATGTTTTGACGGAAGGACACTCTTTAGTGGTCAGCTTCCAGGTTCCAGCAGGGAACTTTGTGTTCTTGCGAGCTGTCGTGCGATCGACACAAAAAAAACAGGGTGACGAAAAGGTCACCCATGGTCTTAGCTTCAATGAAATCGAATTTTCTATCAAAAGACAGATTCGTTCTTTCGTGTCGGCACGAACTGATTTCGCGCCGGGCACTACTTCAACGTTTTAA
- a CDS encoding outer membrane beta-barrel domain-containing protein yields the protein MLKRTILTIILAASQAFAQQGADTKPATNAEQRGSDKLDIKKLEQKYWAAKDDDFSVVQNRRYTKADRFYLTLAGGVPINDPFGKGSITGAQMGYFFNERWGVDVSYQKVNMEDNDSTKQFKEDNLTSPNYNFIDSSTMLSVTYVPLYAKMSFVDKAIIYFDMGISLGVGTTDYLIKKEEGDEKKNGMTYQIGINQQIFFSEHFAIRADFINKFTNEDRMKYSTIAPNRDMGSKVVNDTSLMVGITYWH from the coding sequence ATGTTGAAGAGAACAATCTTAACAATCATCTTGGCTGCATCGCAAGCATTCGCACAGCAAGGCGCTGACACGAAACCAGCTACGAACGCAGAACAAAGAGGCAGCGATAAACTAGATATTAAAAAACTTGAACAAAAATACTGGGCAGCGAAGGATGATGATTTCAGCGTCGTGCAAAACCGTCGCTACACCAAAGCCGACAGATTTTATCTGACTCTGGCTGGTGGTGTGCCCATCAACGACCCGTTCGGTAAAGGCTCGATCACGGGAGCCCAAATGGGCTACTTCTTCAACGAACGTTGGGGCGTTGATGTGAGCTACCAAAAAGTGAACATGGAAGACAACGACAGTACAAAGCAGTTCAAAGAAGACAACTTAACTTCTCCGAACTACAACTTCATTGATTCCTCGACCATGTTGTCCGTCACTTATGTTCCCCTTTATGCGAAAATGAGCTTTGTTGATAAAGCCATCATTTATTTCGACATGGGAATTTCTTTGGGTGTGGGGACGACGGATTATCTCATCAAAAAAGAAGAAGGCGATGAAAAGAAAAATGGCATGACTTACCAAATCGGTATTAATCAGCAGATTTTCTTTTCCGAGCACTTCGCCATTCGCGCGGACTTCATCAATAAGTTCACAAACGAAGACCGCATGAAATACAGCACGATCGCACCAAATCGCGATATGGGCTCTAAAGTAGTGAACGATACTTCTTTAATGGTGGGTATCACGTATTGGCATTAA
- the holA gene encoding DNA polymerase III subunit delta, which produces MNLLLSLHKGKQVPFPEETMALIDAQKFYKDLEKGQLAPLYFLFGEEPYLLNQSVDRFKYAVLTEGAVDFNYSLFYASDADVVAVRDAVETLPMMAARRLVILKEAQELTDKEWAEFDSLIEAPVESTVFVILASRIDKRKKQIRQLLDKADCVEFKKPYENQIPSWINYIAQTLGLTISNDAIHLLHKLVGHHLTEIEAELKKLGDFVGGQRRIEMQDVAQAVSRSKEENVFDFTKAIGQNDRVKALEHLVHLLDQGQNEIGIVSLVARHVRVLLTLKRGMDEGLHGAKLAHYAQIPPYFLESYLDQARLWTAKKLEQTLVVLSETDKALKSSPLSSHIWLENMVLKTCGTPQNYALN; this is translated from the coding sequence ATGAACCTGCTACTTTCTTTACACAAAGGGAAGCAGGTACCTTTTCCCGAGGAAACGATGGCGTTGATTGATGCGCAAAAATTCTATAAAGACCTGGAAAAGGGTCAGCTTGCGCCATTGTATTTTCTGTTCGGTGAAGAACCTTATCTTTTGAATCAAAGTGTTGATCGATTTAAATATGCCGTTCTGACAGAAGGGGCGGTGGATTTTAATTACAGTCTTTTCTATGCCAGCGACGCGGATGTGGTGGCTGTGCGCGATGCGGTAGAGACTTTGCCGATGATGGCCGCCCGTCGCCTGGTTATTCTTAAAGAGGCGCAAGAGCTGACGGACAAAGAATGGGCCGAGTTTGACAGTCTGATCGAAGCTCCGGTGGAAAGCACTGTGTTCGTAATTCTGGCTTCACGAATCGATAAACGCAAAAAGCAGATCCGTCAGTTGTTGGATAAAGCTGATTGTGTCGAGTTTAAAAAGCCCTACGAAAATCAGATTCCTTCCTGGATCAACTACATCGCGCAAACCCTGGGACTTACGATCAGCAATGATGCGATTCATTTGTTGCATAAACTTGTGGGACATCATCTGACAGAAATCGAGGCTGAGTTAAAAAAACTTGGCGATTTTGTGGGTGGTCAACGTCGTATTGAAATGCAAGATGTGGCCCAGGCGGTTTCTCGCTCTAAAGAAGAAAACGTTTTTGATTTTACTAAAGCGATTGGTCAAAACGATCGTGTGAAGGCGTTAGAGCATTTGGTTCATCTTTTGGATCAAGGGCAAAACGAAATCGGGATCGTGTCTTTGGTGGCCCGCCACGTGCGTGTGCTTTTAACTTTAAAGCGCGGCATGGACGAGGGGCTTCACGGAGCCAAATTAGCTCACTATGCGCAGATTCCGCCTTACTTCCTAGAGAGCTATCTGGATCAGGCTCGACTTTGGACCGCGAAAAAACTGGAACAAACCCTGGTGGTTCTTTCAGAGACAGACAAGGCCTTAAAGTCCTCACCTTTGTCTAGCCACATTTGGCTGGAAAACATGGTTCTTAAAACCTGCGGGACCCCGCAAAACTACGCCCTTAATTAG
- a CDS encoding AgmX/PglI C-terminal domain-containing protein, whose product MLTLIVRQSLKNGTAKTWKLRSNNTTHTFGSSRLADVISIAPGTRGIQGVFEYRDNQWWYVNMDLMTSAVGANSPALSLDKEQILQLEDCELKFTPVKKEADLYLRLEKAGQEQRDAAKQFQLYIVRQAGKVVETKVLPMKKKFKPAVAINATAIVCVPSQEWHKQTVEELEISQRTVSLEDAAKMGHITASQLVDEESKRGLYIVLGAAFFLVTVGIFAPKQQSVETAAAPPKVAQKIIVKTELKPKRKKAETPQQQVVVKEAAPAAGPKAEMPTNNGSQSKVSKMMKSLTGGRISQLIGKVSAQAAKSGNVVFANGVKAGSGASGRALAAVGGMERSGRDWGQEGTGTGVVISTAGKGGGRNASGMGGLAAGGTGSAGVGLIEEEGEITGGLDREVIAQYIKSKLGQILYCYERQLSANPDLFGKVAVKFTIGPSGAVEQQLIGDTTLKNATVEGCILNRVAAWKFPNPQGGTRVLVTYPFLFKSTN is encoded by the coding sequence ATGCTCACGTTGATTGTACGTCAGTCCCTTAAAAATGGGACGGCAAAAACTTGGAAGCTGCGCTCAAACAATACAACTCACACCTTCGGTTCATCCCGCTTGGCGGATGTGATTTCAATTGCTCCCGGCACACGGGGCATTCAAGGTGTTTTCGAGTACCGTGACAACCAGTGGTGGTATGTCAATATGGATCTTATGACAAGCGCAGTGGGTGCAAACTCCCCCGCCCTGTCATTGGATAAAGAACAAATTTTGCAATTGGAAGACTGCGAGCTTAAATTCACGCCCGTAAAAAAAGAAGCCGATCTCTATCTGCGTCTGGAAAAGGCGGGTCAAGAGCAGCGTGACGCCGCCAAACAGTTCCAGCTTTACATCGTCCGTCAGGCCGGCAAAGTCGTTGAAACCAAAGTTCTTCCCATGAAAAAGAAATTCAAGCCTGCTGTCGCCATCAACGCAACGGCAATTGTTTGTGTGCCTTCTCAAGAATGGCACAAACAAACGGTCGAAGAGCTTGAGATCAGCCAACGAACAGTTTCTTTAGAAGATGCTGCCAAAATGGGCCACATCACGGCCAGTCAGTTGGTGGATGAAGAATCCAAGCGCGGTCTTTATATCGTGTTAGGTGCGGCGTTCTTTCTGGTCACGGTCGGCATCTTTGCGCCAAAACAACAATCCGTTGAAACAGCAGCAGCTCCACCGAAAGTGGCGCAGAAAATTATTGTTAAAACAGAATTGAAGCCTAAACGCAAAAAAGCAGAAACACCTCAACAACAGGTTGTGGTGAAAGAAGCGGCTCCTGCCGCTGGCCCGAAGGCCGAAATGCCGACGAATAATGGTAGCCAAAGCAAGGTTTCCAAAATGATGAAATCCCTGACTGGCGGTCGTATTTCTCAGTTGATCGGTAAAGTCTCTGCTCAGGCCGCAAAAAGCGGCAACGTCGTATTTGCTAATGGCGTAAAAGCCGGTAGCGGTGCTTCCGGTCGTGCCTTAGCCGCCGTCGGAGGCATGGAAAGATCCGGTCGTGACTGGGGTCAAGAAGGAACAGGCACTGGCGTTGTTATTTCCACAGCGGGTAAAGGCGGAGGCCGAAATGCATCGGGCATGGGCGGCTTAGCCGCTGGCGGAACCGGCAGTGCCGGGGTTGGTTTGATTGAGGAAGAAGGTGAAATCACCGGCGGTTTGGACCGTGAAGTGATCGCTCAATACATCAAATCAAAACTAGGTCAGATCCTTTATTGCTATGAAAGACAATTAAGTGCCAATCCGGATTTATTCGGAAAGGTCGCAGTGAAGTTTACAATCGGCCCATCTGGCGCCGTAGAACAACAACTTATTGGAGACACAACACTTAAGAACGCAACCGTTGAGGGATGTATATTGAATAGGGTTGCCGCATGGAAGTTTCCGAATCCACAGGGGGGAACTCGCGTGCTAGTGACATATCCATTCTTATTCAAGAGTACAAACTAA
- the rpsT gene encoding 30S ribosomal protein S20 yields MANHKSAAKRARQTVRKTAVNNARKSTVKTVEKSLVKAIQAKDIKALPELLKKFTAQVMKAAKSGVIKKETASRKISRLSTRVSATK; encoded by the coding sequence TTGGCAAATCATAAGTCTGCAGCAAAAAGAGCTCGTCAAACTGTTCGTAAAACTGCTGTTAACAACGCTCGCAAGAGCACTGTAAAAACTGTTGAAAAAAGCTTGGTTAAAGCAATTCAAGCTAAAGACATCAAAGCTCTTCCTGAGTTGTTGAAGAAGTTCACTGCTCAAGTAATGAAAGCTGCTAAATCTGGCGTGATCAAAAAAGAAACGGCTTCTCGTAAAATCAGCCGTCTTTCTACACGCGTTTCTGCGACTAAGTAA
- a CDS encoding methyl-accepting chemotaxis protein produces MNKNTISAWFNGIRGRLLFVAFIPMLASTIVFFVAINGLDKVNALLEDAHTLIIPNFSYIGDMRQARNKFGYRAWAAIDAMGNEAVRTKQLDTAAEGIDEFESSYKKYTDARFVEGEAAIHDQVKDAVPQFIAVMRDIVTLLRTTEPEKINQAKQLLNGKFGELNTVVRDFNDKVANIYNARADHESKLAKETRTNVFNLILGISLISGLVIFGLIVWMSSRIANSVSSIADRLTTAASQVATSVEQLNEAGNSLSQSSTEAAASLEETVASLEEMTSMVKMNSDNAKQAAALSASSRESAESGEKEIQNLIRSMTQISESSKKIEEIIHVIDDIAFQTNLLALNAAVEAARAGEQGKGFAVVAEAVRALAQRSAASAKDISSLIKDSVSQIEAGSQIADNSGTVLTNIVNSIKKVSDLNIEIATASAEQTTGIQQISKAMNQLDQASQSNAASAEEIAATSGEISNLAITSQNLTVELNTVILGEAFSAEGVHVTKHVAAKPQKTAKVAVKSKPAPPASKETIPFDEDTRNHVGTTDGF; encoded by the coding sequence ATGAACAAAAATACAATCTCCGCTTGGTTCAATGGTATACGTGGTCGTCTTCTTTTCGTCGCATTCATTCCGATGCTCGCGTCGACCATCGTTTTTTTCGTCGCAATTAATGGATTGGATAAAGTGAATGCACTTCTTGAAGATGCACACACCCTGATCATCCCCAACTTTTCGTACATCGGCGATATGCGCCAGGCACGAAATAAATTTGGCTATCGAGCCTGGGCCGCCATTGATGCCATGGGTAACGAAGCTGTTCGCACTAAACAGCTCGACACCGCGGCGGAAGGGATCGACGAATTTGAAAGCTCTTACAAAAAATACACCGACGCCCGTTTTGTTGAGGGTGAAGCTGCGATTCATGACCAAGTTAAAGATGCCGTTCCGCAGTTCATTGCTGTGATGCGAGACATTGTGACGTTATTAAGAACGACGGAACCGGAAAAGATCAATCAAGCAAAGCAGTTGCTTAACGGAAAATTCGGCGAACTCAATACTGTGGTTCGCGATTTCAACGACAAGGTCGCAAATATTTACAATGCCCGCGCCGACCATGAAAGCAAGCTTGCCAAAGAAACCAGAACAAATGTTTTCAACCTCATCTTGGGAATTTCTCTGATCTCGGGATTAGTTATTTTTGGTTTGATCGTTTGGATGTCTTCACGCATCGCCAACTCCGTCAGCTCCATTGCCGACCGTTTAACAACGGCCGCCTCTCAGGTGGCCACGTCGGTAGAACAACTCAATGAGGCTGGTAATAGCCTGTCTCAGTCTTCCACCGAAGCCGCCGCCTCTTTAGAGGAAACAGTGGCCTCTTTGGAAGAAATGACGTCGATGGTAAAAATGAATTCTGATAACGCCAAACAAGCGGCGGCCCTGTCGGCAAGCTCGCGTGAGTCGGCTGAAAGCGGAGAAAAAGAAATCCAGAATTTGATTCGCTCGATGACTCAGATCTCGGAATCTTCAAAGAAAATTGAAGAGATCATTCATGTGATTGATGATATCGCTTTCCAGACGAATCTTTTGGCGCTGAATGCGGCCGTCGAGGCCGCCCGCGCTGGGGAACAAGGAAAAGGTTTTGCGGTGGTGGCGGAAGCCGTGCGAGCCCTGGCGCAACGAAGTGCCGCCTCTGCGAAGGATATCTCGAGTCTTATCAAGGATTCCGTTTCCCAAATCGAAGCCGGCAGTCAGATTGCCGACAACAGTGGCACCGTTCTAACGAACATCGTCAATTCCATCAAAAAAGTTTCAGATCTGAACATCGAGATCGCTACGGCCAGCGCCGAACAGACCACCGGCATTCAGCAAATCAGCAAAGCCATGAATCAACTTGATCAGGCTTCGCAGTCCAACGCAGCCTCTGCCGAAGAAATCGCTGCCACCAGCGGTGAGATCAGCAATCTTGCGATCACTTCACAAAATCTGACGGTCGAGCTGAATACGGTGATTTTGGGAGAAGCGTTCTCTGCCGAAGGCGTTCACGTGACCAAACACGTGGCAGCCAAGCCTCAGAAAACCGCGAAAGTTGCAGTCAAAAGCAAACCCGCCCCCCCAGCCAGCAAAGAGACGATTCCTTTCGATGAAGACACTAGGAACCACGTCGGAACAACGGACGGATTTTAG
- a CDS encoding tetratricopeptide repeat protein has product MMRTAVLLLAFHLFSMYCFAADKNAKGLLPEVRLNGNNETENEKKAFSSEIMITRSENKAIESLQGIIKKKKGSKEEADLWYRLAELYMRRSKSGRFFDLHQDTPLAKLSPFPVANEKGAEAVKRAIKIYTKIELDFPGFKQMDAVLFNNAFANQQVAQYKQSQFLYEKLLTRFPKSPLIADGTLAVGELLYDQGKFKEALEHFLKVEKFPNSRVYSYGMYKAAWTYYNLRDSDNGIKKLVEVVRTNPPLQDGEVPTNKHNLRREALRDLTVFIGDSYPANKLYTFFEDLTTEDEMGQSMIDLAKLYESHSRQKEMNIFLGEYIDKRPSGPEVVRAHLYLVDANEDLKKRDLVIDHMQMASDLCRRDSTWRNLQKADIAKESCDTAFRTTSLEMAKKWWEIWLKNKQNAEFSDLTLRLFKLMLDNEDPNKPDLKTRFAYAELLFQLNRFDEASTQYKMVGDKATDETMRHDANYATLYAKEKSIEKGKDPLKEAERKELAANYLAKHPTGKFATLVKFKVGHIAYEESNYPEAEKWLKPLAQLKGTENADIKKKSEDLILDMLNIRKDYAGIKNFSKQVMSSTGDEDRKKNMNKIMEEAHFTEIQEFAKTGDKDQASQKLIAFAKEHESSKLSQDALWQALSLLYAEGKVFEAAELSQKFVDKYPNDKRNLDALKEAAKAYADVGQISKSAETLVKIADLDKKGRNTHLELAADIYLLEKKMKEARAAYNGILAAADNKTLSRIYGKLLDSYKGENRGAEYEKLQNQIMAKGIEPFTTEIMIDRAKALLDSGKTTAAFELSMKANGRDVPAEVRAEARLIQARVLEKELVAQSVKAREEKFALVLSMKTEKLDKAHTAYFTTLKMSKDPYQQLEAMRGIDRCYANFIDSLTTMPLPASLSPADQEALRAEIAKLTAPIQEKKNENEAKLKVLAASKGQTTESERSYASLRVDQTVTPMAQYPEASKMTAFLPASMDMTIGKVSRYDISKTKNCNRSAIMTAQLQNLNPLEVAGNCYSSRQYEMVEKLGLELAKNKDTRALGLFYASLGAEGKGFDSKALWMIEAAMKAQPEVSPFVYQKARLIYKADGLNEAMPFFEKVLDMQMPSTEMQTFAGVKAFSEGDFTRAIEKFSSLNKEQLYTLNVGTLMSESYAQKGEVDKALSTLKDLLSFKKDNADFLLQQAHIFETYKQSPTLALDSYERAFKASQKMDMRDWLGKKIQYLKTQNKVGQHVISGDL; this is encoded by the coding sequence ATGATGCGTACAGCAGTTCTACTTCTGGCATTTCATCTTTTTTCAATGTACTGCTTCGCTGCAGATAAAAATGCCAAGGGCCTTTTGCCCGAAGTGCGTTTAAACGGCAATAACGAAACAGAAAACGAGAAAAAGGCGTTCAGCAGCGAGATCATGATCACGCGCTCTGAAAACAAGGCTATTGAGTCACTGCAAGGTATTATTAAAAAGAAAAAAGGCTCCAAAGAGGAAGCGGATCTTTGGTATCGCCTGGCCGAACTTTACATGCGCCGTTCAAAATCAGGCCGTTTCTTTGACCTTCACCAGGACACGCCCCTGGCGAAACTTTCGCCGTTCCCGGTCGCCAATGAAAAAGGCGCGGAGGCGGTCAAAAGAGCTATTAAAATCTATACGAAAATTGAACTGGATTTCCCGGGCTTCAAACAAATGGATGCCGTCCTTTTCAACAATGCGTTTGCCAACCAACAGGTCGCTCAATACAAACAATCACAATTTCTTTACGAGAAGCTTTTAACTCGCTTCCCGAAATCCCCCTTGATTGCCGACGGAACTTTGGCAGTCGGTGAGCTTCTTTATGACCAGGGAAAATTCAAAGAAGCTCTTGAACACTTTCTAAAAGTAGAGAAATTCCCCAATAGCCGCGTTTACTCTTACGGGATGTATAAGGCCGCTTGGACTTATTACAACCTTCGTGATAGTGACAACGGCATCAAAAAACTTGTCGAAGTTGTAAGAACAAATCCGCCTCTGCAAGATGGTGAAGTCCCAACAAACAAACACAATCTGCGTCGCGAAGCCCTTCGCGATTTGACTGTTTTTATCGGTGACTCCTACCCTGCTAATAAACTTTATACTTTCTTTGAAGACCTCACGACGGAAGATGAAATGGGTCAATCAATGATTGATCTAGCGAAACTTTATGAGTCGCACAGCCGCCAAAAAGAGATGAATATTTTCTTAGGTGAATACATCGACAAACGCCCTTCAGGGCCTGAAGTCGTCCGCGCGCACCTTTATTTGGTGGATGCCAACGAAGATCTTAAGAAACGTGACCTCGTTATTGATCACATGCAAATGGCCAGCGATCTGTGCCGTCGCGATTCAACCTGGAGAAATCTACAAAAAGCCGACATCGCCAAAGAATCCTGTGACACCGCCTTCCGCACGACAAGTCTGGAAATGGCCAAAAAATGGTGGGAGATCTGGCTTAAGAACAAACAAAATGCCGAGTTCTCGGATTTGACTTTGCGTTTGTTCAAATTGATGTTGGATAACGAAGACCCGAACAAACCGGACTTAAAAACGCGTTTTGCTTACGCCGAGCTTCTGTTCCAATTGAACAGATTTGACGAAGCCAGCACTCAGTACAAAATGGTCGGTGATAAAGCCACTGACGAAACAATGCGCCATGACGCGAATTACGCAACCCTTTACGCCAAAGAAAAGTCGATCGAAAAAGGCAAAGATCCTTTGAAAGAGGCAGAACGCAAAGAGCTGGCTGCCAATTATTTGGCGAAACATCCCACGGGGAAATTTGCTACTTTGGTTAAATTCAAAGTGGGCCATATCGCGTACGAAGAAAGCAACTACCCAGAAGCTGAAAAATGGTTGAAGCCTTTGGCTCAGCTTAAAGGCACTGAGAACGCGGATATTAAAAAGAAATCCGAAGACTTGATCTTGGATATGTTAAACATCCGCAAAGACTATGCGGGAATCAAAAATTTCTCGAAGCAAGTCATGAGCTCAACCGGCGACGAAGACCGCAAGAAGAACATGAATAAAATCATGGAAGAGGCTCACTTCACTGAGATTCAGGAATTCGCAAAAACCGGAGACAAAGATCAGGCATCGCAAAAGCTGATTGCCTTCGCCAAAGAACATGAATCCTCAAAACTTTCTCAAGATGCCTTGTGGCAGGCCCTCAGCCTTCTGTATGCGGAAGGAAAGGTTTTTGAAGCGGCTGAATTGTCGCAAAAATTCGTGGATAAGTATCCTAATGACAAACGCAATCTGGATGCTTTGAAGGAAGCCGCAAAAGCATATGCAGATGTCGGTCAGATTTCAAAATCAGCCGAGACCTTGGTGAAAATCGCGGATCTGGACAAGAAGGGCCGTAACACTCACCTGGAGCTGGCCGCTGATATCTACCTTCTGGAAAAGAAGATGAAAGAGGCTCGCGCCGCCTATAACGGTATCTTGGCAGCCGCAGATAATAAAACATTGAGCCGCATTTACGGAAAGCTTTTGGATTCCTATAAAGGCGAAAACCGCGGCGCTGAGTACGAGAAGTTACAAAACCAAATCATGGCTAAAGGCATCGAGCCTTTTACAACCGAAATCATGATTGATCGCGCGAAGGCTCTGCTTGACTCCGGCAAGACAACAGCCGCATTTGAGCTTTCCATGAAAGCCAACGGCCGCGACGTTCCTGCGGAAGTGCGCGCGGAAGCTCGCCTGATCCAAGCTCGGGTTCTGGAAAAAGAGCTCGTGGCGCAAAGTGTGAAGGCCCGCGAAGAAAAATTTGCGTTGGTTCTTTCCATGAAGACGGAAAAATTGGACAAAGCCCACACCGCTTATTTCACGACGTTGAAAATGTCCAAAGATCCTTATCAACAGCTGGAAGCCATGCGTGGTATCGACCGTTGTTATGCGAACTTCATTGATAGCTTAACGACAATGCCTTTACCCGCATCTCTGTCCCCCGCCGACCAGGAAGCCCTTCGTGCGGAGATCGCGAAGTTAACTGCGCCGATTCAGGAAAAGAAAAACGAAAACGAGGCGAAACTGAAAGTTCTGGCGGCATCCAAAGGCCAGACCACAGAAAGTGAACGCTCTTATGCAAGTCTGCGCGTGGATCAGACCGTCACACCTATGGCGCAATATCCAGAGGCCAGCAAAATGACGGCCTTCCTACCCGCGTCCATGGATATGACCATTGGAAAAGTGTCTCGTTATGATATTTCCAAAACGAAAAATTGCAATCGCTCGGCCATCATGACGGCGCAATTGCAAAACTTGAATCCGCTGGAAGTTGCTGGAAATTGTTATTCTTCTAGACAGTACGAAATGGTCGAAAAACTCGGTCTAGAGCTTGCGAAAAACAAGGACACCCGCGCGTTGGGCTTGTTCTATGCAAGCCTGGGCGCTGAGGGCAAGGGCTTTGATAGCAAGGCCTTGTGGATGATTGAAGCGGCTATGAAGGCACAACCAGAGGTTTCTCCGTTCGTGTACCAAAAAGCCCGCTTGATTTACAAGGCGGATGGCCTGAATGAAGCAATGCCATTTTTCGAAAAAGTTTTAGACATGCAAATGCCTTCAACAGAAATGCAAACTTTCGCTGGAGTGAAGGCGTTCTCAGAGGGAGATTTTACGAGAGCAATCGAAAAATTTTCTTCTCTGAACAAAGAACAGTTGTATACTTTAAACGTGGGAACCTTGATGAGTGAGTCTTACGCTCAGAAGGGCGAAGTCGATAAAGCTCTCAGCACTTTGAAAGATCTGCTGAGCTTTAAGAAAGACAACGCAGACTTCTTGTTGCAGCAAGCACATATCTTCGAGACCTACAAACAGAGTCCGACGCTCGCGTTGGATTCTTATGAAAGAGCTTTTAAAGCCAGTCAGAAAATGGATATGAGAGACTGGTTAGGTAAGAAAATACAATATTTGAAAACACAAAACAAAGTCGGTCAGCACGTTATCTCGGGAGACTTGTAG